A genomic segment from Dehalococcoidales bacterium encodes:
- a CDS encoding phosphoribosyl-AMP cyclohydrolase, producing MKDNEMSIRELEEGKELRLDFEKVNRVLAQSPGVIPVAVQNADTKEVILIAYTNKEAFEKSIRTRIATFWSTSRNELWIKGETSGNLFELEEVYVNCEQNSLVYRVNPKGEGICHTYNSKGEARNCFYRRLDPTTGVLKNTNP from the coding sequence ATGAAAGACAACGAAATGTCCATACGGGAATTAGAGGAAGGAAAAGAACTCCGACTGGACTTTGAGAAGGTAAACCGGGTATTAGCACAGAGTCCGGGTGTAATTCCGGTGGCTGTTCAGAATGCTGATACAAAGGAAGTGATACTAATAGCATACACTAACAAAGAGGCATTCGAGAAAAGCATCCGCACACGCATCGCGACATTCTGGAGTACATCCAGAAACGAATTATGGATCAAGGGAGAGACTTCGGGGAATCTCTTCGAATTAGAGGAAGTGTATGTCAACTGTGAGCAAAACTCCCTTGTCTATCGTGTGAATCCAAAGGGTGAAGGTATATGCCATACATACAACTCTAAAGGGGAGGCTCGTAACTGTTTCTATCGCCGACTCGATCCTACAACGGGTGTATTAAAGAATACAAACCCTTAG